The following are encoded together in the Triticum dicoccoides isolate Atlit2015 ecotype Zavitan chromosome 6B, WEW_v2.0, whole genome shotgun sequence genome:
- the LOC119324686 gene encoding syntaxin-124-like — MNDLFSSSSFKKYADLKDQVALDEMEAGGGANLDMFFEDVEGVKEDIRGLEAMHRRLQSVNEESKTAHDARAVKSLRARMDGDVVQVLRRAKVVKAKLEALDCANAASRKLPGCGAGSSTDRTRSSVVSGLGNKLKDLMDDFQGLRTRMAAEYKETVARRYYTVTGETAEESTIDALISSGESETFLQKAIQRDQGRGQVMATVSEIQERHDAVKDIERSLLELHQVFLDMAALVEAQGHQLNNIETHVARASSFVIRGTVELESARVYQKSSRKWACIAVVAGAVLVLVIVLPILVNLKLLSGR, encoded by the exons TCGTCGAGCTCGTTCAAGAAGTATGCCGACCTGAAGGACCAGGTGGCGCTGGACGAGatggaggccggcggcggcgccaaCCTCGACATGTTCTTCGAGGACGTGGAGGGCGTCAAGGAGGACATCCGCGGCCTCGAGGCCATGCACCGCCGGCTGCAGTCGGTGAACGAGGAGAGCAAGACCGCACACGACGCCCGCGCCGTCAAGTCCCTCCGCGCCCGCATGGACGGCGACGTCGTGCAGGTCCTCCGCCGCGCTAAGGTCGTCAAGGCCAAGCTCGAGGCCCTCGATTGCGCCAACGCCGCCAGCCGCAAGCTCCCCGGCTGCGGTGCCGGCTCCTCCACCGACCGCACCCGCTCCTCCGTCGTCTCCGGCCTCGGCAACAAGCTCAAGGACCTCATGGACGACTTCCAG GGCCTTCGGACGCGGATGGCGGCGGAGTACAAGGAGACGGTGGCGCGGCGATACTACACGGTGACGGGGGAGACGGCGGAGGAGAGCACGATCGATGCGCTCATCTCGTCGGGGGAGAGCGAGACGTTCCTGCAGAAGGCGATCCAGCGGGACCAAGGGCGCGGGCAGGTGATGGCCACGGTGTCGGAGATCCAGGAGCGGCACGACGCCGTGAAGGACATCGAGCGCAGCCTGCTGGAGCTGCACCAGGTGTTCCTGGACATGGCGGcgctggtggaggcgcagggccaCCAGCTCAACAACATCGAGACCCACGTCGCGCGCGCCAGCTCCTTCGTGATCAGGGGCACCGTGGAGCTCGAGTCCGCGCGCGTCTACCAGAAGAGCAGCCGCAAGTGGGCCTGCATcgccgtcgtcgccggcgccgtgctcgtcctcgtcaTCGTGCTGCCGATACTCGTCAACCTCAAGCTCTTGAGCGGCAGATAG